The Grus americana isolate bGruAme1 chromosome 8, bGruAme1.mat, whole genome shotgun sequence genome includes a region encoding these proteins:
- the LOC129209587 gene encoding flavin-containing monooxygenase 3-like, producing the protein MVRRVAVVGAGVSGLAATKCCLEEGLEPTCFEQSEDVGGLWRYTDQAEEGRASIYRTVFTNSCKEMMCYPDFPFPDDHPNYMHNARLQHYICKYAEHFDLLRHVRFKTLVTKVKKRPDFSVTGQWEVVTQRDGKEETAVFDAVMVCSGHHVYPNLPLADFPGIQKFKGCYFHSREYKEPEKFRGKKVLVIGLGNSGCDIAVELSAVASQVYLSSRSGSWVMSRVWDNGYPWDMLVITRFRTWLGNTLPRALSDWLYVRGMNRSFKHENFGLMPLNRTSRKEPVFNDDLPSRIACGVVVMKPNVKEFRETSVLFQDGTVQDDVDAVVFATGYSYTYPFMEDDSIIKSRDNQVTLYKGILPPQLEKPTMAVIGLVQSLGPIIPTADLQCRWAVKVFQGQCTLPPVSEMMDDIDEKMGKKLKWYGNSTTLQTDYITYMDELASAIGVKPSVLKLLLTDPRLALEVIFGPCSPYQFRLMGPGKWSGARKAILTQWDRTLQATRTRVTPAAPTAFPCLAVLGVLFLPLLLLLATLYF; encoded by the exons ATGGTGCGGCGTGTGGCGGTGGTGGGCGCGGGCGTCAGCGGGCTGGCGGCCACCAAGTGCTGCCTGGAAGAGGGGCTGGAGCCCACCTGCTTCGAGCAGAGCGAGGACGTCGGGGGGCTCTGGCGCTACACG gaccaggcagaggaaggcagagccAGCATCTACCGCACTGTCTTCACCAACTCCTGCAAAGAGATGATGTGTTACCCCGACTTCCCCTTCCCCGATGACCACCCCAACTACATGCACAATGCCAGGCTCCAGCACTACATCTGCAAGTATGCCGAGCACTTCGACCTCCTCCGGCATGTGCGGTTCAAG aCCCTGGTCACCAAGGTTAAAAAACGCCCTGACTTTTCTGTGACGGGGCAGTGGGAGGTGGTGACCCAGAGAGATGGGAAGGAAGAGACGGCGGTTTTTGATGCTGTCATGGTTTGCTCTGGGCATCACGTCTACCCAAACCTCCCCCTCGCTGACTTCCCAG gaaTACAGAAGTTCAAAGGCTGCTACTTTCACAGCCGAGAGTACAAGGAGCCGGAGAAGTTCAGAGGGAAGAAGGTGCTAGTGATAGGCTTGGGCAACTCCGGCTGTGACATTGCCGTGGAGCTCAGCGCCGTGGCGTCGCAG GTCTACCTGAGCTCCCGAAGTGGGTCCTGGGTGATGAGCCGCGTCTGGGACAACGGCTACCCCTGGGACATGCTGGTCATCACTCGTTTCCGTACCTGGCTGGGGAACACGCTCCCCAGGGCGCTCAGCGACTGGCTGTATGTGAGAGGCATGAACCGATCCTTCAAGCATGAGAACTTCGGCCTCATGCCACTGAACAG AACTTCCCGCAAGGAGCCAGTGTTCAACGATGACCTCCCGAGCCGTATCGCCTGCGGCGTGGTGGTGATGAAGCCAAACGTGAAGGAGTTCAGAGAAACGTCCGTCTTGTTCCAAGATGGGACTGTGCAGGATGATGTCGATGCAGTAGTCTTCGCCACTGGTTACAGTTACACCTACCCTTTCATGGAGGATGATTCCATCATCAAAAGCAGGGACAATCAGGTCACCCTCTACAAAGGCATCCTCCCTCCTCAGCTTGAGAAGCCAACCATGGCAGTCATTGGGCTGGTCCAGTCCCTCGGACCCATCATCCCAACAGCGGACCTCCAGTGCCGCTGGGCAGTCAAGGTGTTTCAAG GACAGTGCACTCTCCCTCCAGTCAGTGAGATGATGGATGACATTGATGAGAAGATGGGGAAGAAGCTCAAGTG GTACGGGAACAGCACCACGCTGCAGACAGATTATATCACCTACATGGACGAGCTGGCCTCGGCCATCGGCGTGAAGCCCAGCGTGCTGAAGCTCCTGCTGACAGACCCGCGGCTGGCCCTGGAGGTCATCTtcggcccctgcagcccctacCAATTTCGGCTGATGGGCCCGGGGAAGTGGAGCGGGGCCAGAAAGGCCATCCTCACCCAGTGGGACCGAACGCTGCAGGCCACGCGGACGCGCGTCACCCCCGCCGCCCccactgccttcccctgcctggcCGTGCTGGGGGTGCTCTTCctcccgctcctcctcctcctcgccacCCTCTACTTCTAG